The following are encoded in a window of Ricinus communis isolate WT05 ecotype wild-type chromosome 4, ASM1957865v1, whole genome shotgun sequence genomic DNA:
- the LOC8277061 gene encoding protein timeless homolog isoform X1, whose translation MQELSLICAGLGDEEEDNGKRIGYSKGENCLENLKDLLRCLRRDDPETREVFKQVCNWKVVSKDLIPIIQYCQVDRSLVLNAGNYSFFFFFFSFLFLLIMVGTSDKFVDFYNISVKVLVFLTMPIEPSSNDILQQTEYLWDLKSAITCSDTVGVIISLLEDPLEHLEREAFTEDDWKLVQLVLTLFRNILAIQDFSLLQKVGGSASHLLSLRDRFLELMFHENVMDLVLIITQHVCSSGYLRQDNLLLLEIFHYIFMGQEPELIAKAQIKDSKRGGETSLDSLKSIMEAEEEKRRKLSRQRNIGRHSQFSGTFTRLTMDGSKAVYKGNPSSASHNVLLKPHKIHRSSTKRIVWDHGRLPSMKDDILVLLHDFLNQFLSGGYNVLMRSISEDIEKEHHAIQNSDIVIFFKVAQFVTSFQYHKFSTFKPPNVEKDDSHSFPDEYVDNTLFKGDVCGPIAASMNESMFLLVISRWRNAFDGLKQTNDYNFLSAAGSLMRIMIRMLDLVLKSLPEGSKESQTARILLYKLFYDQTDQGMTQFLLSLIKSFDTHKQPKSDLADLVEMIHLIVRLMENLQARGALRVSKKSRKVRKKKALGSKRGTENELSGDGTKIQDQTLSSNTEQSIDLSILQKINEENSTSDNQENNNIAVQDNQDNVAVQDSQENINNAIQPDKTEISAQDIGNFGRNLPPMDKRKIDHIDDDLTGSSDDSSSDEDLIETHEVDFKVSSFVSTFANHNIIRNLCWLLRFYKSNSTNTNHYIVCMLQRITDDLDLSPMLYQLSLLTTFYDILDEQKSCPCKEYASIVDFLTTLIRRMLRKMKSQPLLFVEVLFWKSRKECHYINAEYLLHELGHMKKEAKSWGNVLADGELGSSQAKGWVPRSIADALGEDEADVVIAHEPYQKMRESFDGAERDFFLKNNNDKKRDSDYGGNAMEPATEGVSKRRRLVLTDEMEMRIKELHEKYKDDGSCVRLIAESLDPAGHVSPAQVFNKLKQLGLKVSSKKRLRNVDKEFSTFPDQLVENGRSTGEGSSGLQNSIDVEETLKRNTRKKVRAFSKDQEEIIRALFEQFKEHKRCSYMIANALAADNSFTAAQVSRKLKQLGLHIPRQRRSETKLHLRDKELNDFSVGEQVSDDETLLSLRKRERIKHGGRSFDELSNHSIEGEFSGDSDDELLSSFLKYKSKDGDKSFEEQNIAKESSDNEILDSVLNKTRKLHPKAKSKSLKTSDERKTTEENRVTGVSKEIAERDEGGQSIGMDVAEVREDVAVNISQEDASESEATGSMNRNASVLSPHEELDDALIDLEDDAALDTSVKTPALRRKMRMVIDGDDDD comes from the exons ATGCAAGAATTGTCACTGATCTGTGCCGGTCTCGGCGACGAAGAGGAGGATAATGGAAAACGTATCGGTTACTCGAAAGGCGAGAACTGCCTAG AAAATTTAAAGGATTTGCTTAGATGTTTAAGGCGCGATGATCCAGAAACACGAGAAGTATTTAAGCAAGTATGCAATTGGAAGGTCGTGTCCAAGGATTTGATTCCGATTATTCAATACTGTCAAGTTGATCGAAGCTTAGTCTTAAATGCAGGTAATTacagctttttctttttctttttttcttttctttttttgttaataatgGTAGGGACATCTGATAAATTTGTTGATTTCTATAATATTTCAGTGAAGGTTTTGGTGTTTCTTACGATGCCAATTGAGCCTTCATCAAATGATATTCTTCAGCAGACAGAGTACCTTTGGGACTTGAAGTCAGCAATCACATGTAGTGATACTGTTGGAGTGATTATTTCATTACTTGAAGATCCACTTGAACATTTGGAACG TGAAGCATTCACAGAGGACGACTGGAAATTGGTCCAGCTGGTACTCACGCTCTTTAGAAACATTCTTGCTATACAAGATTTTTCCCTGCTGCAGAAAGTTGGGGGATCTGCTAGTCATCTTTTGTCGCTAAGAGATAGGTTTTTGGAACTTATGTTTCATGAGAATGTAATGGACCTTGTTCTAATTATCACTCAGCATGTCTGTAGTTCTGGCTACCTTCGTCAAGATAACTTATTGTTATTAGAGATTTTCCATTATATTTTCATGGGTCAAGAGCCAGAGTTGATTGCCAAAGCACAAATAAAGGATTCGAAG CGGGGTGGGGAGACTTCACTTGATAGTCTCAAGTCTATTATGGAAGctgaagaagagaaaagaagaaagcttTCCAGGCAACGGAATATAGGGCGTCATTCACAATTTAGCGGAACATTTACACGGCTTACCATG GATGGTTCTAAAGCCGTATACAAAGGAAACCCTAGTTCTGCTTCTCATAATGTCCTGCTTAAACCTCATAAAATTCATAGGAGTTCAACTAAAAGGATTGTGTGGGACCATGGGAGATTACCTTCAATGAAGGATGATATTTTGGTTTTGCTGCACGATTTTCTGAACCAGTTTTTATCGGGGGGCTATAATG TTTTAATGCGATCAATTTCCGAGGACATTGAAAAGGAGCATCATGCAATTCAGAATAGTGACattgtcattttctttaaggTTGCTCAGTTTGTTACTTCTTTTCAGTATCACAAGTTTTCAACTTTCAAG CCACCAAACGTGGAAAAAGATGATTCTCACAGCTTCCCTGATGAATACGTTGATAACACATTATTCAAAGGCGATGTATGTGGACCAATCGCAGCATCAATGAATGAATCAATGTTTCTACTGGTCATTTCAAGATGGAGAAATGCTTTTGATGGCCTGAAACAGACAAATGACTACAATTTTCTATCTGCAGCAGGCTCTCTTATGAGAATTATG ATTCGCATGTTAGATTTGGTGCTTAAATCATTGCCTGAAGGTTCTAAGGAGTCTCAAACAGCTCGCATACTGCTTTACAAGTTATTCTACGATCAAACTGATCAAGGAATGACTCAGTTCCTCTTGAGCCTGATAAAATCATTTGACACTCATAAACAACCCAAAAG TGATCTTGCAGATCTGGTGGAAATGATTCATCTAATTGTGAGATTGATGGAGAATCTTCAAGCACGTGGCGCATTAAGg gTTTCTAAGAAATCGAGGAAGGTTAGAAAGAAGAAAGCACTGGGTAGCAAGAGGGGAACTGAAAATGAACTGTCCGGAGATGGAACAAAGATTCAAGATCAGACACTGTCTTCTAATACTGAACAATCTATTGATTTGAGCATTTTGCAAAAGATAAACGAAGAGAACTCAACTTCTGATaatcaagaaaacaacaatATTGCTGTTCAAGATAATCAAGACAACGTCGCTGTTCAAGATAGTcaagaaaatatcaataatgCAATTCAACCTGATAAGACTGAGATATCTGCACAGGATATTGGAAATTTTGGCAGGAATCTGCCTCCGATGGATAAGAGAAAGATTGATCATATCGATGATGATCTTACTGGCAGCTCTGATGATTCATCTAGTGATGAGGACCTCATTGAGACTCATGAAGTTGATTTTAAGGTCTCAAGCTTTGTATCAACTTTTGCAAATCATAACATCATTCGGAACTTGTGCTGGTTGCTCAGGTTCTACAAGAGTAATTCCACCAATACAAATCACTACATCGTATGCATGTTGCAGAGGATTACTGATGATTTGGATCTTTCTCCAATGCTTTATCAg TTATCACTACTTACAACATTCTATGACATCCTCGATGAGCAAAAGTCATGTCCATGCAAGGAATATGCGAGTATTGTTGATTTTTTGACAACCTTAATTCGAAGAATGCTACGAAAAATGAAGAGCCAACCCCTTCTATTTGTAGAAGTTCTTTTTTGGAAGTCCCGTAAAGAGTGCCATTATATTAATGCTGAATATTTATTGCATGAGCTTGGCCATATGAAGAAAGAAGCGAAAAGCTGGGGTAATGTTTTGGCGGATGGAGAACTGGGTTCATCACAAGCAAAGGGATGGGTTCCCAGAAGCATAGCAGATGCTCTGGGTGAGGATGAAGCAGATGTTGTGATCGCTCATGAACCATATCAGAA GATGAGAGAAAGTTTCGATGGAGCGGAGAgagatttttttctaaagaacAACAATGACAAGAAAAGAGATTCTGATTA CGGAGGAAATGCCATGGAACCTGCAACTGAAGGGGTTTCTAAAAGAAGAAGACTTGTTCTTACTGATGAAATGGAGATGAGAATAAAAGAACTCCATGAGAA ATACAAGGATGACGGGAGTTGTGTTCGTCTTATTGCGGAATCCCTAGATCCTGCTGGTCATGTTTCACCTGCACAAGTTTTCAACAAGCTCAAGCAGCTAGGGTTAAAAGTATCATCAAAGAAAAGACTGAGAAATGTTGACAAAGAATTTTCTACTTTTCCTGATCAGCTTGTGGAAAACGGAAGGTCCACCGGAGAAGGTAGTAGTGGTCTTCAAAACTCAATTGATGTTGAAGAAACATTGAAAAG GAACACCAGGAAAAAAGTTCGGGCCTTTAGCAAAGATCAAGAGGAAATTATTAGAGCTTTATTTGAGCA GTTTAAAGAGCATAAAAGATGCAGCTATATGATTGCAAATGCACTAGCTGCCGATAATTCTTTTACAGCTGCACAAGTTTCCCGAAAGCTCAAGCAACTTGGATTACACATTCCTCGGCAAAGGAGATCAGAAACAAAATTGCATTTAAGAGATAAGGAGCTAAATGACTTTTCTGTCGGAGAACAGGTGTCTGATGATGAAACATTGTTATCATTGAGGAAAAG GGAAAGAATTAAGCATGGTGGCAGATCATTTGATGAGTTGTCCAACCACAGCATAGAAGGAGAGTTTTCTGGCGATTCTGATGATGAATTACTAAGCTCATTTCTCAA GTATAAAAGCAAAGATGGTGATAAATCATTTGAGGAACAGAATATTGCAAAAGAGTCGTCTGACAACGAAATTTTAGACTCTGTTCTCAA CAAAACAAGGAAGCTGCATCCAAAAGCAAAAAGTAAAAGCCTCAAAACATCTGATGAGAGGAAAACAACCGAGGAAAACAGGGTCACTGGAGTTTCTAAAGAAATTGCAGAAAG GGATGAAGGAGGTCAGTCCATCGGGATGGATGTGGCAGAGGTTCGTGAAGATGTTGCTGTCAATATCAGTCAGGAAGATGCTTCAGAATCTGAAGCAACTGGCAGTATGAATAGAAATGCATCTGTTCTTTCACCACATGAAGAATTGGATGATGCATTGATAGATTTGGAGGATGATGCAGCTTTAGACACGTCAGTGAAAACTCCTGCACTTAGGAGGAAGATGAGGATGGTAATTGACGGTGACGACGATGATTAA
- the LOC8277061 gene encoding protein timeless homolog isoform X4, translated as MQELSLICAGLGDEEEDNGKRIGYSKGENCLENLKDLLRCLRRDDPETREVFKQVCNWKVVSKDLIPIIQYCQVDRSLVLNAGNYSFFFFFFSFLFLLIMVGTSDKFVDFYNISVKVLVFLTMPIEPSSNDILQQTEYLWDLKSAITCSDTVGVIISLLEDPLEHLEREAFTEDDWKLVQLVLTLFRNILAIQDFSLLQKVGGSASHLLSLRDRFLELMFHENVMDLVLIITQHVCSSGYLRQDNLLLLEIFHYIFMGQEPELIAKAQIKDSKRGGETSLDSLKSIMEAEEEKRRKLSRQRNIGRHSQFSGTFTRLTMDGSKAVYKGNPSSASHNVLLKPHKIHRSSTKRIVWDHGRLPSMKDDILVLLHDFLNQFLSGGYNVLMRSISEDIEKEHHAIQNSDIVIFFKVAQFVTSFQYHKFSTFKPPNVEKDDSHSFPDEYVDNTLFKGDVCGPIAASMNESMFLLVISRWRNAFDGLKQTNDYNFLSAAGSLMRIMIRMLDLVLKSLPEGSKESQTARILLYKLFYDQTDQGMTQFLLSLIKSFDTHKQPKSDLADLVEMIHLIVRLMENLQARGALRVSKKSRKVRKKKALGSKRGTENELSGDGTKIQDQTLSSNTEQSIDLSILQKINEENSTSDNQENNNIAVQDNQDNVAVQDSQENINNAIQPDKTEISAQDIGNFGRNLPPMDKRKIDHIDDDLTGSSDDSSSDEDLIETHEVDFKVSSFVSTFANHNIIRNLCWLLRFYKSNSTNTNHYIVCMLQRITDDLDLSPMLYQLSLLTTFYDILDEQKSCPCKEYASIVDFLTTLIRRMLRKMKSQPLLFVEVLFWKSRKECHYINAEYLLHELGHMKKEAKSWGNVLADGELGSSQAKGWVPRSIADALGEDEADVVIAHEPYQKMRESFDGAERDFFLKNNNDKKRDSDYGGNAMEPATEGVSKRRRLVLTDEMEMRIKELHEKYKDDGSCVRLIAESLDPAGHVSPAQVFNKLKQLGLKVSSKKRLRNVDKEFSTFPDQLVENGRSTGEGSSGLQNSIDVEETLKRNTRKKVRAFSKDQEEIIRALFEQFKEHKRCSYMIANALAADNSFTAAQVSRKLKQLGLHIPRQRRSETKLHLRDKELNDFSVGEQVSDDETLLSLRKRERIKHGGRSFDELSNHSIEGEFSGDSDDELLSSFLKYLFFFSLFGWDRVRCVSRENVE; from the exons ATGCAAGAATTGTCACTGATCTGTGCCGGTCTCGGCGACGAAGAGGAGGATAATGGAAAACGTATCGGTTACTCGAAAGGCGAGAACTGCCTAG AAAATTTAAAGGATTTGCTTAGATGTTTAAGGCGCGATGATCCAGAAACACGAGAAGTATTTAAGCAAGTATGCAATTGGAAGGTCGTGTCCAAGGATTTGATTCCGATTATTCAATACTGTCAAGTTGATCGAAGCTTAGTCTTAAATGCAGGTAATTacagctttttctttttctttttttcttttctttttttgttaataatgGTAGGGACATCTGATAAATTTGTTGATTTCTATAATATTTCAGTGAAGGTTTTGGTGTTTCTTACGATGCCAATTGAGCCTTCATCAAATGATATTCTTCAGCAGACAGAGTACCTTTGGGACTTGAAGTCAGCAATCACATGTAGTGATACTGTTGGAGTGATTATTTCATTACTTGAAGATCCACTTGAACATTTGGAACG TGAAGCATTCACAGAGGACGACTGGAAATTGGTCCAGCTGGTACTCACGCTCTTTAGAAACATTCTTGCTATACAAGATTTTTCCCTGCTGCAGAAAGTTGGGGGATCTGCTAGTCATCTTTTGTCGCTAAGAGATAGGTTTTTGGAACTTATGTTTCATGAGAATGTAATGGACCTTGTTCTAATTATCACTCAGCATGTCTGTAGTTCTGGCTACCTTCGTCAAGATAACTTATTGTTATTAGAGATTTTCCATTATATTTTCATGGGTCAAGAGCCAGAGTTGATTGCCAAAGCACAAATAAAGGATTCGAAG CGGGGTGGGGAGACTTCACTTGATAGTCTCAAGTCTATTATGGAAGctgaagaagagaaaagaagaaagcttTCCAGGCAACGGAATATAGGGCGTCATTCACAATTTAGCGGAACATTTACACGGCTTACCATG GATGGTTCTAAAGCCGTATACAAAGGAAACCCTAGTTCTGCTTCTCATAATGTCCTGCTTAAACCTCATAAAATTCATAGGAGTTCAACTAAAAGGATTGTGTGGGACCATGGGAGATTACCTTCAATGAAGGATGATATTTTGGTTTTGCTGCACGATTTTCTGAACCAGTTTTTATCGGGGGGCTATAATG TTTTAATGCGATCAATTTCCGAGGACATTGAAAAGGAGCATCATGCAATTCAGAATAGTGACattgtcattttctttaaggTTGCTCAGTTTGTTACTTCTTTTCAGTATCACAAGTTTTCAACTTTCAAG CCACCAAACGTGGAAAAAGATGATTCTCACAGCTTCCCTGATGAATACGTTGATAACACATTATTCAAAGGCGATGTATGTGGACCAATCGCAGCATCAATGAATGAATCAATGTTTCTACTGGTCATTTCAAGATGGAGAAATGCTTTTGATGGCCTGAAACAGACAAATGACTACAATTTTCTATCTGCAGCAGGCTCTCTTATGAGAATTATG ATTCGCATGTTAGATTTGGTGCTTAAATCATTGCCTGAAGGTTCTAAGGAGTCTCAAACAGCTCGCATACTGCTTTACAAGTTATTCTACGATCAAACTGATCAAGGAATGACTCAGTTCCTCTTGAGCCTGATAAAATCATTTGACACTCATAAACAACCCAAAAG TGATCTTGCAGATCTGGTGGAAATGATTCATCTAATTGTGAGATTGATGGAGAATCTTCAAGCACGTGGCGCATTAAGg gTTTCTAAGAAATCGAGGAAGGTTAGAAAGAAGAAAGCACTGGGTAGCAAGAGGGGAACTGAAAATGAACTGTCCGGAGATGGAACAAAGATTCAAGATCAGACACTGTCTTCTAATACTGAACAATCTATTGATTTGAGCATTTTGCAAAAGATAAACGAAGAGAACTCAACTTCTGATaatcaagaaaacaacaatATTGCTGTTCAAGATAATCAAGACAACGTCGCTGTTCAAGATAGTcaagaaaatatcaataatgCAATTCAACCTGATAAGACTGAGATATCTGCACAGGATATTGGAAATTTTGGCAGGAATCTGCCTCCGATGGATAAGAGAAAGATTGATCATATCGATGATGATCTTACTGGCAGCTCTGATGATTCATCTAGTGATGAGGACCTCATTGAGACTCATGAAGTTGATTTTAAGGTCTCAAGCTTTGTATCAACTTTTGCAAATCATAACATCATTCGGAACTTGTGCTGGTTGCTCAGGTTCTACAAGAGTAATTCCACCAATACAAATCACTACATCGTATGCATGTTGCAGAGGATTACTGATGATTTGGATCTTTCTCCAATGCTTTATCAg TTATCACTACTTACAACATTCTATGACATCCTCGATGAGCAAAAGTCATGTCCATGCAAGGAATATGCGAGTATTGTTGATTTTTTGACAACCTTAATTCGAAGAATGCTACGAAAAATGAAGAGCCAACCCCTTCTATTTGTAGAAGTTCTTTTTTGGAAGTCCCGTAAAGAGTGCCATTATATTAATGCTGAATATTTATTGCATGAGCTTGGCCATATGAAGAAAGAAGCGAAAAGCTGGGGTAATGTTTTGGCGGATGGAGAACTGGGTTCATCACAAGCAAAGGGATGGGTTCCCAGAAGCATAGCAGATGCTCTGGGTGAGGATGAAGCAGATGTTGTGATCGCTCATGAACCATATCAGAA GATGAGAGAAAGTTTCGATGGAGCGGAGAgagatttttttctaaagaacAACAATGACAAGAAAAGAGATTCTGATTA CGGAGGAAATGCCATGGAACCTGCAACTGAAGGGGTTTCTAAAAGAAGAAGACTTGTTCTTACTGATGAAATGGAGATGAGAATAAAAGAACTCCATGAGAA ATACAAGGATGACGGGAGTTGTGTTCGTCTTATTGCGGAATCCCTAGATCCTGCTGGTCATGTTTCACCTGCACAAGTTTTCAACAAGCTCAAGCAGCTAGGGTTAAAAGTATCATCAAAGAAAAGACTGAGAAATGTTGACAAAGAATTTTCTACTTTTCCTGATCAGCTTGTGGAAAACGGAAGGTCCACCGGAGAAGGTAGTAGTGGTCTTCAAAACTCAATTGATGTTGAAGAAACATTGAAAAG GAACACCAGGAAAAAAGTTCGGGCCTTTAGCAAAGATCAAGAGGAAATTATTAGAGCTTTATTTGAGCA GTTTAAAGAGCATAAAAGATGCAGCTATATGATTGCAAATGCACTAGCTGCCGATAATTCTTTTACAGCTGCACAAGTTTCCCGAAAGCTCAAGCAACTTGGATTACACATTCCTCGGCAAAGGAGATCAGAAACAAAATTGCATTTAAGAGATAAGGAGCTAAATGACTTTTCTGTCGGAGAACAGGTGTCTGATGATGAAACATTGTTATCATTGAGGAAAAG GGAAAGAATTAAGCATGGTGGCAGATCATTTGATGAGTTGTCCAACCACAGCATAGAAGGAGAGTTTTCTGGCGATTCTGATGATGAATTACTAAGCTCATTTCTCAAgtatctcttcttcttttctctctttggGTGGGACAGAGTGCGGTGTGTGTCAAGGGAAAATGTAGAATGA